A genomic window from Candidatus Binatia bacterium includes:
- a CDS encoding CDP-alcohol phosphatidyltransferase family protein, producing MARGVSAPGAPRCPGDGFDSRSVLPDLLTGSRLVLGPLFAVLLFWAPTGAFVVSGLAAATDFLDGRLARRLGQGSDRGAVLDVVCDAVFVLTGLTALAWAGVLSVALPIAAALSLLALARVWGGRRSSGEAPTSSRGWADATGHVAGVLNYGAVFVGAGFVALEIPLSLIRASELVALINVAPIGLRWFAGRN from the coding sequence ATGGCTCGCGGAGTCAGCGCCCCGGGCGCGCCCCGGTGCCCCGGAGACGGGTTCGATTCCCGGTCGGTTCTGCCCGACCTGCTGACCGGGTCGCGACTGGTGCTCGGGCCGCTGTTTGCGGTGCTCCTGTTCTGGGCACCCACGGGAGCCTTCGTGGTGTCCGGCCTCGCCGCCGCGACGGACTTCCTGGATGGGCGGCTCGCTCGGCGCCTCGGCCAGGGGTCGGACCGGGGCGCGGTCCTCGACGTCGTCTGCGACGCGGTTTTCGTCCTCACGGGGCTCACGGCGCTCGCGTGGGCCGGCGTGCTGTCTGTGGCGCTGCCGATTGCCGCGGCTCTCTCGCTCCTCGCATTGGCGCGCGTCTGGGGTGGGCGCCGGAGCTCCGGGGAGGCGCCGACCTCGTCGCGCGGTTGGGCCGATGCGACGGGGCACGTCGCGGGCGTGCTGAACTACGGCGCCGTCTTCGTCGGCGCGGGGTTCGTTGCGCTCGAAATCCCCCTCTCGTTGATTCGGGCGAGCGAGTTGGTCGCGCTGATCAACGTCGCCCCGATCGGCTTACGCTGGTTCGCTGGGCGCAACTAG
- the murF gene encoding UDP-N-acetylmuramoyl-tripeptide--D-alanyl-D-alanine ligase encodes MDLSAAQIAEACAGRLLSGDPDRRFHEISIDSRRVPRDSLFAALPGARVDGHDFVPSVFETGAGGALVNRPAGAPDDAVQIQVEDTTKALQALGALWRDRLTGTVIGVAGSNGKTTTKETLAAVFARAGTTWATPGNANSQVGAPLALLATPPDTQFVILELGTSEPRELGRLARMARPHHAIITAAFAEHLEWLGSVAGVISAETEILDSLAPDSLALIGSAEPDLVKAAQERAGLRICPLGRRPEDTWRLSDLRTSRSGSRFRLAGPGHEQREWHLPLLGEPAAWAGAFAVAIATELGISPDVIQAGLEDVHPADHRLVPLRHASKPLLVLDDCYNSNPASCIAAIDTAAALATGSGRLILVVGDMLELGDATTASHEEVGRAIGNRSTEVDVLIAVGPESKRIAEVAAGHGVDARHVDDAAEATQLVIEVLADSGPATVLAKASRGIGLDRMVDTLIPG; translated from the coding sequence ATGGATCTCAGCGCCGCCCAGATCGCGGAAGCATGTGCCGGGCGCCTCCTTTCGGGCGACCCCGACCGACGGTTCCACGAGATCTCCATCGACTCGCGCCGCGTCCCGCGCGACTCCCTGTTCGCGGCCCTTCCCGGCGCCCGGGTCGACGGCCACGACTTCGTCCCCAGCGTCTTCGAAACCGGCGCGGGCGGAGCTCTGGTCAACCGACCGGCGGGTGCGCCGGACGACGCCGTCCAGATCCAGGTCGAAGACACGACAAAAGCGCTGCAGGCCCTGGGTGCGTTGTGGCGCGACCGCCTTACGGGCACCGTGATCGGCGTCGCGGGCAGCAACGGCAAGACGACTACGAAAGAGACGCTCGCCGCAGTCTTCGCACGCGCCGGAACGACCTGGGCCACCCCCGGCAATGCGAATAGTCAGGTCGGCGCACCCCTCGCCCTCCTCGCGACGCCTCCCGACACGCAGTTCGTGATCCTCGAGTTGGGGACCAGCGAGCCCAGAGAGCTGGGCCGCCTCGCTCGCATGGCGCGACCGCATCACGCGATCATCACCGCCGCCTTCGCCGAACACCTCGAGTGGCTCGGAAGCGTCGCCGGAGTGATCTCCGCGGAGACCGAGATCCTCGACTCGCTTGCGCCGGACAGCCTCGCGCTCATCGGATCGGCGGAGCCGGATCTGGTGAAGGCCGCGCAGGAACGTGCGGGTCTGCGCATCTGCCCGCTCGGTCGGCGGCCCGAGGACACATGGCGCCTCAGCGATCTGCGCACCTCACGCAGCGGATCGCGGTTCCGACTCGCGGGGCCCGGCCACGAGCAACGCGAGTGGCATCTGCCTCTTCTCGGCGAGCCCGCCGCCTGGGCGGGCGCCTTCGCGGTCGCGATCGCCACCGAGCTCGGCATCTCGCCCGACGTGATCCAAGCCGGGCTCGAAGACGTACATCCCGCCGACCATCGCCTCGTACCCCTGCGCCACGCCTCCAAGCCGCTGCTCGTTCTGGACGACTGCTACAACTCGAACCCGGCTTCCTGCATCGCCGCGATCGACACCGCGGCCGCACTCGCGACGGGGTCCGGGCGGCTGATCCTGGTCGTCGGCGACATGCTCGAGTTGGGCGACGCGACCACCGCGTCCCACGAAGAAGTCGGTAGGGCCATCGGCAATCGCTCGACAGAAGTCGACGTCCTGATCGCCGTCGGACCGGAATCGAAACGCATCGCCGAAGTGGCCGCGGGCCACGGCGTCGACGCGCGGCACGTCGATGACGCCGCAGAAGCGACTCAGCTCGTGATCGAAGTTCTGGCGGACAGTGGGCCGGCTACGGTTCTCGCGAAAGCCTCGCGCGGCATCGGGCTCGACCGGATGGTCGACACCCTCATTCCGGGGTAG
- a CDS encoding histidine kinase, producing MATTPDQPSSRIGSQAKLVFGTALAVGLQLGLLQSYLLGSRSALIVSVTTSLMFGVVSLALWQTVFPKIRMRSPAARFVMQAVIALIAMTATSFLIVNGFLFLSEGKSMFSPYLGGDVSLVIPAASIAWSPYIYFAFPIVPAALLVVVGFNQSWWQIFLLEKREHQARELAALAQLEALRAQINPHFLFNSLNSISQLISSDPDRAEECVGRLAEIFRYLLRSENRSFVTLSDELAIVDAYLDIERARFGAKLVVDFSVADQARHRFVPTLILQPLVENAVRHGVSQKVGGGRVSIEADLQGDDLRVVVRDTGVGMVGKVSHDSAGGVGLRNVHNRLVQLFGDDYAPRIDSESGSGTVVTLRVPLVSSEISSSTVVH from the coding sequence ATGGCCACGACCCCCGATCAACCCAGCAGCCGCATCGGCAGCCAAGCGAAGCTCGTCTTCGGCACCGCGCTCGCGGTGGGACTCCAGCTCGGATTACTGCAGTCGTACCTGCTCGGCTCCCGCTCTGCGCTGATCGTATCGGTCACCACCAGCTTGATGTTCGGGGTCGTATCGCTGGCCCTATGGCAGACCGTTTTCCCGAAGATCCGGATGCGATCCCCAGCGGCGCGGTTCGTTATGCAGGCCGTAATTGCTCTCATCGCGATGACCGCCACGTCCTTTCTGATCGTGAACGGGTTTCTGTTCTTGTCCGAGGGGAAGTCGATGTTCTCGCCGTACCTCGGTGGAGACGTCAGTCTCGTCATCCCGGCAGCGAGCATCGCCTGGAGCCCGTACATCTACTTTGCGTTCCCGATTGTTCCGGCGGCGCTCCTGGTCGTGGTCGGCTTCAACCAGAGCTGGTGGCAGATCTTCCTGCTCGAGAAGCGCGAGCATCAGGCGCGTGAATTGGCGGCTCTGGCCCAACTCGAGGCGCTGCGAGCCCAGATCAATCCGCACTTCTTGTTCAACAGTCTGAACTCGATCTCGCAGCTGATCTCGTCTGACCCCGATCGCGCTGAAGAATGTGTCGGGCGGCTGGCGGAGATCTTCCGGTACCTGCTGCGCAGTGAGAACCGGTCGTTCGTGACCTTGTCCGACGAGTTGGCCATCGTCGACGCGTATCTAGACATCGAGCGTGCGCGCTTCGGTGCGAAGCTCGTCGTCGACTTCTCCGTCGCCGACCAGGCGCGCCATCGTTTCGTTCCGACCCTGATCCTGCAGCCGCTGGTCGAGAATGCAGTTCGACACGGCGTTTCGCAGAAAGTGGGCGGCGGTCGCGTGAGCATCGAGGCAGATCTGCAGGGCGACGATCTTCGCGTCGTCGTTCGCGACACCGGTGTCGGCATGGTCGGTAAGGTCTCCCACGATTCGGCGGGAGGCGTTGGCCTGCGCAACGTGCACAACCGCCTCGTTCAACTCTTCGGCGACGACTACGCGCCGAGGATCGATAGCGAGTCGGGGAGTGGGACGGTGGTGACCCTCCGGGTTCCGCTCGTGTCGTCCGAGATTTCGAGTTCGACTGTGGTACACTGA
- a CDS encoding tetratricopeptide repeat protein, translating into MSIKFCPECGTAVEPGAGFCGSCGQPVGKSSGGSNPLPLAGIITLVALLALGGGFWLYFRLAPEQARPLKPGERAPGVMANAPAGAPGGVPGQNHPPLELPDDIKTYMADLQREADKTPDDKEKWTTLAGVYYRASRLDKSYTAKANDAFEHLISVDEKDLDGLRGLGNLAYDRQDRESAIKYYERYLAASPADSEVRTDLGTIYYQSEQPDRAIAEYERVIATSPTFYQAHFNLAVVYDANGDRAASHAALENARDRSTDDAVKQRIGDLLEIAQDQNLSLTDAAAALGSQAGAGGTAPGAAPGTAPPQGQAAAAPADTFEDAVEQLFRGHRIAGPKVVDIEWPDATTVRVLMANFPMDQMPEVMKIGYMGKMSDGVKAAQERFDVEGPVKVELVDKPTGKVMATVDPTSAEP; encoded by the coding sequence ATGTCCATCAAGTTCTGTCCGGAATGCGGAACCGCCGTCGAACCCGGCGCCGGCTTCTGCGGCTCGTGCGGCCAGCCCGTCGGAAAATCGTCGGGCGGCTCGAATCCCCTCCCCCTCGCCGGGATCATCACCTTGGTGGCCCTGCTCGCGCTTGGTGGTGGCTTCTGGCTGTACTTCCGTTTGGCACCGGAACAGGCCCGCCCCCTGAAGCCGGGCGAGCGGGCTCCCGGCGTGATGGCGAACGCTCCCGCCGGGGCACCTGGCGGGGTGCCCGGCCAGAATCACCCACCGCTCGAGCTCCCGGACGACATCAAGACCTACATGGCCGACCTACAGCGTGAGGCCGACAAGACCCCCGACGACAAGGAGAAGTGGACGACGCTGGCCGGCGTCTACTACCGCGCCTCGCGCCTGGACAAGAGCTACACCGCAAAGGCAAACGACGCGTTCGAACACCTCATTTCCGTCGACGAGAAGGACCTCGATGGCCTCCGCGGGCTCGGAAACCTGGCCTACGATCGCCAGGACCGAGAAAGCGCCATCAAGTACTACGAGCGCTATCTCGCCGCCTCCCCGGCGGACTCCGAAGTGCGGACCGACCTCGGGACGATTTACTACCAGAGCGAGCAACCCGACCGCGCGATCGCCGAGTACGAGCGCGTCATCGCAACGAGCCCGACGTTCTACCAGGCCCACTTCAACCTCGCGGTCGTCTACGACGCGAACGGAGACCGCGCGGCATCCCACGCCGCGCTCGAGAATGCGCGCGATCGGTCGACCGACGATGCCGTGAAACAGCGCATCGGTGACCTCCTCGAGATCGCGCAGGACCAGAACCTATCCCTCACCGATGCCGCCGCGGCGCTCGGGAGCCAAGCTGGGGCCGGCGGCACCGCGCCGGGTGCTGCACCCGGCACGGCGCCGCCGCAGGGCCAAGCTGCGGCCGCACCCGCCGACACCTTCGAAGACGCCGTCGAGCAGCTCTTCCGCGGACACCGGATCGCCGGGCCGAAGGTCGTCGACATCGAATGGCCGGACGCGACCACGGTACGGGTCCTCATGGCGAACTTCCCGATGGATCAGATGCCCGAAGTCATGAAGATCGGCTACATGGGGAAGATGTCCGACGGAGTGAAGGCAGCCCAGGAACGCTTCGACGTCGAAGGCCCCGTCAAAGTCGAGCTCGTCGACAAGCCCACCGGAAAGGTGATGGCGACGGTCGACCCGACCAGCGCTGAGCCGTAA
- a CDS encoding cytochrome c maturation protein CcmE translates to MNRKQKFALGSFVIVAAVATLIYTAARETSAYFLTMDEYAAQSRDHEGHQLRLAGRVTDGSVEWNPRTLDLAFEIQSIPPRADAEEATPVAVVEPVEIPPTLVVKYNGILPDMFAEGRDVIVEGQVTNEVFVAETLLTTCPSKYEAEVTPDGYGDEADASGQLRSG, encoded by the coding sequence ATGAACCGAAAGCAGAAGTTCGCACTCGGCTCGTTCGTGATCGTGGCTGCTGTCGCCACCCTCATCTACACCGCGGCGCGTGAAACGTCGGCGTACTTCCTCACCATGGACGAGTACGCTGCTCAATCGCGTGACCACGAGGGACATCAGCTTCGCCTTGCGGGACGAGTCACCGATGGCAGCGTGGAATGGAATCCGCGCACTCTGGATCTCGCTTTCGAGATCCAGTCGATCCCGCCTCGTGCGGACGCAGAAGAGGCCACGCCCGTGGCGGTGGTCGAGCCGGTCGAGATCCCGCCGACGCTCGTGGTGAAGTACAACGGAATCCTCCCCGACATGTTCGCCGAAGGCCGCGACGTCATCGTCGAAGGACAGGTCACGAACGAGGTCTTCGTTGCCGAAACTCTTCTCACGACGTGCCCGTCGAAGTACGAGGCGGAAGTCACCCCGGACGGGTACGGTGACGAGGCCGACGCATCCGGCCAACTCAGGAGCGGCTAA
- a CDS encoding undecaprenyl-diphosphate phosphatase: MDHLIELWKPALLGILEGLTEFVPVSSTGHLIIAGHFLHYGSSEFEIIIQLGAMLALTWCTSDRILALSGNLGLRPEGRPFLFKVGLAFVPAAAVGFLFHDMIEEYLFHPQFVAAMLVTGGALILLIDRPGDRGGLEELEKMTFAQALAIGFGQCLALMPGVSRSGATIVTGLVAGLSRAASTEFSFFLALPTMYAACFYTIFKARDHLADELGLGMAVGLTTAYISSVFVIRAFLKFVQTNSLRPFGWYRIVFGVVLLVFFALTGAGTTPE; encoded by the coding sequence ATGGACCACCTGATCGAACTCTGGAAACCGGCTCTGTTGGGCATTCTCGAAGGTCTGACGGAATTCGTTCCCGTCTCTTCGACGGGCCATCTGATCATTGCAGGTCACTTCCTTCACTACGGCTCCTCTGAGTTCGAGATCATCATCCAGCTTGGGGCCATGTTGGCGCTCACCTGGTGTACGAGCGACCGTATTCTCGCCCTATCGGGCAATCTGGGCCTGCGACCGGAGGGGCGCCCCTTCCTGTTCAAGGTGGGCCTCGCGTTTGTCCCGGCGGCTGCTGTGGGCTTCCTCTTCCACGACATGATCGAGGAGTACTTGTTCCACCCGCAGTTCGTGGCGGCCATGCTGGTGACCGGAGGGGCGCTGATCCTCCTGATCGACCGCCCGGGGGACCGGGGAGGGCTCGAGGAATTGGAGAAGATGACGTTCGCTCAGGCGCTCGCCATCGGGTTCGGCCAGTGTCTGGCCCTCATGCCGGGGGTGTCGCGCTCGGGCGCGACGATCGTGACCGGGCTGGTTGCGGGACTCTCGAGGGCGGCGTCGACCGAGTTCTCGTTCTTCCTGGCCCTACCGACCATGTACGCGGCCTGCTTCTACACGATCTTCAAGGCTCGAGATCACCTCGCCGACGAGCTCGGGCTCGGGATGGCAGTGGGTCTGACCACCGCCTACATCAGCTCCGTCTTCGTCATCCGGGCGTTCTTGAAGTTCGTTCAAACGAACTCGCTGCGTCCGTTCGGTTGGTACCGGATCGTGTTTGGGGTGGTGTTACTCGTGTTCTTCGCGCTCACCGGCGCCGGCACTACCCCGGAATGA
- a CDS encoding heme lyase CcmF/NrfE family subunit yields MSEIGRLAIVLGFIVAIWGTAASILGGLRRDQKLIASGTHAAYAFSALTGIAVIALLQLLLTRDFNVEYVASYSSSTLPLWYTIAALWGGMKGSLLWWTFILAVCNAVVQVQNRRKNRDQMPYVTATMLVTGGFFLSLLVFVTDPFERLPFTPSEGSDLNPLLQNYWMTIHPPALYIGFVTTTVPFAFAVAALATGKLGAAWIRTTRRWALFSWFFLSLGNLFGAAWAYVVLGWGGYWAWDPVENAALMPWLTASAYLHSVMIQEKKDMLKVWNMVLVILTFSLTIFGTFLTRSGVISSVHSFTQSGLGPFFLIFLGFILVVSLGLLLWRLPMLKSKNELESVFSREAAFLLNNLLFVGIAFTVFWGTVFPVLSEWVRGVKITVGPPFFNQVNAPLGLALIFLMGVGPAIAWRSASWSSLKRAFAGPVFAGVATGVIALVMGAGNFYAIVAFSIASFALATVSIEFWKGMRVRQAMMGEAPWTALSRLIGKNHRRYGGYIVHVAMVMVFIGIVASSVFKIEKQIGLEIGQSVEVGGYEVRFDGVEDESSEHVEIRKARLAVFDDGEQLGFVFPEKRFYKKPQQPTTEVAIWSTLGGDLYTVLGTYDAETKVGVFQIFLNPMISWMWIGGFVLFLGTIVCMWPSYAERTAEATSRVPAGSRPAS; encoded by the coding sequence ATGAGTGAGATTGGACGCCTGGCCATCGTGCTGGGCTTCATCGTGGCCATCTGGGGCACGGCCGCAAGCATCCTGGGCGGCCTGCGCCGCGACCAGAAGCTGATCGCCAGTGGCACTCACGCGGCGTACGCCTTTTCGGCTCTGACCGGCATCGCCGTGATCGCCCTCCTCCAGCTTCTCCTGACCCGCGACTTCAACGTCGAATACGTCGCTTCCTACAGCTCGAGCACCTTGCCGCTTTGGTACACCATAGCGGCGCTGTGGGGCGGGATGAAGGGCTCGCTGCTCTGGTGGACCTTCATTCTCGCGGTCTGCAACGCCGTCGTGCAGGTTCAAAACCGGCGGAAGAACCGCGACCAGATGCCCTACGTCACCGCCACGATGCTGGTGACCGGCGGCTTCTTCCTGTCTCTGCTCGTGTTCGTCACCGATCCGTTCGAGCGGCTGCCGTTTACGCCGAGCGAAGGTTCGGACTTGAACCCGCTCCTGCAGAACTACTGGATGACGATCCACCCCCCGGCGCTGTACATCGGGTTCGTCACCACCACGGTGCCGTTCGCGTTTGCCGTCGCGGCCCTGGCCACCGGCAAGCTCGGAGCCGCCTGGATCCGCACGACCCGCCGCTGGGCGCTCTTCTCCTGGTTCTTCCTGAGCCTCGGGAACCTGTTCGGCGCGGCGTGGGCATACGTCGTCCTCGGCTGGGGCGGCTACTGGGCGTGGGATCCGGTCGAGAACGCGGCCTTGATGCCCTGGCTCACGGCGAGCGCCTACCTGCACTCGGTCATGATCCAGGAAAAGAAGGACATGCTGAAGGTCTGGAACATGGTGTTGGTGATCCTCACCTTCTCCCTGACCATCTTCGGCACGTTCCTCACGCGCTCCGGTGTCATCTCCTCGGTTCACTCCTTCACCCAATCGGGCCTGGGCCCCTTCTTCTTGATCTTCCTCGGCTTCATCCTCGTCGTGTCGCTCGGGCTGCTCTTGTGGCGGCTGCCGATGCTCAAGAGCAAGAACGAACTCGAGTCGGTCTTCTCGCGTGAGGCCGCCTTCCTCTTGAACAACCTCCTGTTCGTGGGAATTGCGTTCACGGTGTTCTGGGGTACCGTCTTCCCGGTCCTTTCCGAGTGGGTGCGCGGTGTGAAGATCACCGTCGGGCCACCGTTCTTCAACCAGGTGAACGCGCCGCTCGGACTCGCTCTCATATTCCTCATGGGCGTCGGCCCGGCCATCGCATGGCGGAGCGCGAGTTGGTCGAGTCTCAAGCGAGCCTTCGCGGGTCCCGTATTCGCCGGTGTCGCGACGGGCGTGATCGCGCTCGTGATGGGCGCCGGAAACTTCTACGCGATCGTCGCCTTCTCGATCGCGTCGTTCGCACTCGCCACCGTGTCCATCGAGTTCTGGAAGGGCATGCGCGTCCGCCAGGCGATGATGGGCGAGGCACCCTGGACGGCGCTCTCGCGATTAATCGGCAAGAACCACCGCCGCTACGGCGGCTACATCGTGCACGTCGCAATGGTCATGGTCTTCATCGGAATCGTCGCCTCGTCCGTCTTCAAGATCGAGAAGCAGATCGGGCTCGAGATCGGCCAGTCGGTCGAGGTCGGCGGATACGAAGTGCGCTTCGATGGCGTCGAAGACGAGAGCAGCGAACACGTGGAGATTCGCAAGGCGCGACTCGCGGTGTTCGATGACGGCGAGCAGCTCGGCTTCGTCTTCCCCGAGAAGCGCTTCTACAAGAAGCCCCAGCAGCCGACCACGGAAGTCGCGATCTGGTCCACTCTGGGAGGCGACCTCTACACCGTCCTCGGCACCTACGACGCCGAAACCAAGGTGGGCGTGTTCCAGATCTTCCTGAACCCGATGATCTCGTGGATGTGGATCGGCGGCTTCGTGCTGTTCCTCGGAACCATCGTCTGCATGTGG
- the nhaA gene encoding Na+/H+ antiporter NhaA — MSNAPQLKSNRPIGIVADPILRFAQLESAGAILLLLMTVLALVWANSPWGESYHHLWSTPVSFGFGEAVLSLPLEAWVNDGLMAIFFFTVGLEIKREMVLGELSKLSRAMLPVMGALGGMIVPAGIYASIHLGGAAASGWGVPMATDIAFAVAALAVLGKRVPPPLKVFLLALAIADDLGAVTVIAVFYTETIYMNALFISFGLLGLVFLMNVLGVRAFPAYWLVGAFVWFFMHESGVHATIAGVLLGMLTPATSRTEPGESFSERIDSVVDKFRGLVNMPDEEDYGGHKKAHVVDDVMVMYTTAQSPLDYLLHQLERFVAIVIMPVFALANAGVVFDSNVFGNEMSMMVALAVGTGLLVGKPIGITLFAWLSVRLGFAVLPTGVNWAALAGTGFLAGIGFTMALFVTNLAFTDPILVSGSKIGIFAGSLVSATIGLMILGRALPKAAASD; from the coding sequence ATGTCCAACGCCCCTCAACTGAAGAGCAACCGCCCGATCGGCATCGTCGCGGACCCCATCCTGCGGTTCGCACAGCTAGAGAGCGCCGGCGCGATCCTGTTGCTCCTCATGACAGTGCTCGCGCTCGTCTGGGCGAACTCGCCCTGGGGCGAGTCATATCATCACCTGTGGAGCACCCCGGTGTCCTTCGGCTTCGGAGAAGCCGTCCTCTCGCTCCCCCTCGAAGCCTGGGTCAACGACGGGCTCATGGCGATCTTCTTCTTCACCGTCGGACTCGAGATCAAGCGAGAAATGGTGCTCGGCGAATTGTCCAAGCTGTCGCGCGCAATGTTGCCGGTCATGGGCGCGCTCGGTGGGATGATCGTTCCCGCGGGAATCTACGCCTCGATTCACCTGGGGGGGGCCGCCGCGAGCGGCTGGGGCGTTCCGATGGCGACGGACATCGCCTTTGCGGTCGCTGCTCTGGCCGTGCTCGGGAAACGCGTCCCTCCGCCGCTCAAGGTCTTCCTGCTCGCCCTCGCGATCGCCGACGACCTCGGAGCCGTGACCGTCATCGCCGTCTTCTACACGGAAACCATTTACATGAACGCGCTGTTCATTTCGTTCGGCCTTCTCGGACTCGTGTTCCTCATGAACGTTCTCGGCGTCCGCGCCTTCCCGGCCTACTGGCTCGTCGGCGCCTTCGTCTGGTTCTTCATGCACGAGTCCGGCGTGCACGCAACGATCGCCGGCGTGCTTCTCGGTATGCTCACACCGGCAACGTCACGTACGGAGCCGGGCGAGTCCTTCTCCGAGCGCATCGACTCGGTGGTCGACAAGTTCCGCGGCCTGGTGAACATGCCGGACGAGGAAGATTACGGCGGCCACAAGAAGGCGCACGTCGTCGACGACGTCATGGTGATGTACACGACCGCCCAGTCGCCCCTCGACTACCTGCTGCATCAGCTCGAGCGCTTCGTCGCGATCGTGATCATGCCGGTCTTCGCGCTGGCCAACGCCGGTGTCGTCTTCGACTCAAACGTCTTCGGCAACGAGATGAGCATGATGGTCGCGCTCGCTGTCGGGACGGGACTCTTAGTCGGCAAGCCGATCGGCATCACGCTCTTCGCCTGGCTCTCGGTCCGGCTCGGATTTGCCGTGCTGCCGACCGGAGTCAATTGGGCCGCCCTCGCGGGTACCGGGTTCCTCGCCGGGATCGGTTTCACGATGGCTCTGTTCGTGACGAACCTAGCGTTCACCGATCCCATCCTGGTGTCCGGCTCGAAGATCGGGATCTTCGCCGGCTCCCTGGTGTCCGCCACGATCGGCCTGATGATCCTCGGGAGGGCGCTCCCGAAGGCGGCGGCGAGCGACTGA
- a CDS encoding LytTR family DNA-binding domain-containing protein, which yields MVRLIVVDDEKLARDRVKGFLSKMSDVELVAEAEDGATAIELIEKENPDLVLLDVQMPGGDGFSVLRGLKDPPHVIFATAYDEYAIKAFEVEAIDYLLKPFSQSRLADAIERVRQRIDEGAARADAASLARLAEPHKVYAKQIPVHTARKILVLPVDEILWFAVESRLVYAHVDGRAYMTNFTLRELEERLDPEIFFRAHKSRLVNLEQVKEIARWFGGRYRLVMKDEQSSQVELSRVQARELRARLGW from the coding sequence ATGGTTCGGTTGATCGTCGTCGATGACGAGAAGCTTGCGCGCGACCGCGTGAAGGGCTTTCTCTCGAAGATGTCGGATGTCGAACTCGTCGCCGAGGCGGAAGACGGCGCGACAGCCATCGAGTTGATCGAGAAGGAGAATCCCGACCTCGTTCTGCTCGACGTGCAGATGCCCGGCGGTGATGGCTTCAGCGTTCTTCGTGGTTTGAAGGATCCGCCCCACGTCATCTTTGCCACTGCCTACGACGAGTATGCGATCAAGGCCTTCGAGGTCGAGGCGATTGATTATCTCCTGAAACCGTTCTCGCAATCGCGACTCGCCGATGCGATCGAACGGGTTCGGCAGCGTATCGACGAAGGCGCGGCCCGCGCCGACGCAGCTTCACTGGCGCGCCTCGCCGAGCCCCACAAGGTGTATGCGAAGCAGATCCCGGTGCACACCGCGCGCAAGATTCTCGTGCTGCCGGTGGACGAGATTCTCTGGTTCGCCGTCGAATCACGCCTCGTCTACGCGCACGTCGACGGTCGCGCGTACATGACCAACTTCACCTTGCGTGAACTCGAAGAGCGCCTCGATCCGGAGATCTTCTTTCGTGCTCACAAGTCGCGCCTCGTAAACCTTGAGCAGGTCAAGGAGATCGCGCGGTGGTTCGGCGGTCGCTACCGTCTCGTCATGAAGGACGAGCAGTCCAGTCAGGTAGAACTCTCTCGCGTGCAAGCCCGCGAGCTGCGCGCCCGCCTGGGCTGGTAG